The nucleotide sequence GCGCTGGACGAGACGAGGCTCGATGGAATCTTTCAGTGCAAATCGTGGCTAGTAGCCTACCACATGGACCACCCACATTGGCTGTCGACTCCGGCCACATGGCCTCCGTGCAGCATGCAGGCCGCACGGTAAGATGCATGACAGGAGAACACTGCCGGACAGCCGGAGGCCGGAGGCCGGAGCGAAGCTGCAGCTCGACCGTGGAAACGAACGGCCGTTTTGGATGGATGGAGTCTGCTGGAGAGAGCCCCGGGGGTGCGGTTGGACTTGGACGCAAAGGGCCCCTGGTCCTTGGACCTGGAGCCGCGGACGGCGGAGTCCATTCCAGTGGGATGACACGAATTCCTTGTCACCGGACAGTTACCCGACAGGACGGCATGGACTGGTCGACGATTGGTTGCCCGTCACCTTGTTCGCAGCTCGCCTTGGACCTAGCAAGGATTCGTTGCATCGCCGCAGTTTTACTAATTTCCGTTCGCCCGCTCGTAAATCTGCTTGTGTTGTGGATTTCTTggtagagaaaaatattatatcataatTTATAAATCAGTTTATAGGTTGGATTATAATGGCAACCGAACACTCCAAAAGATTTTGCACATATAGCCCCAAAGTGTAATCCGTTTGTCGCCTGgctagtattttttttaattggtaGTTTGAAAATTGATTTAGCGGATGTTGACTCTTATCTTGTTCTGAGAATGAACAATTTAACTCTAGTGAGAGTAAAGGTTTATCCTGTAGTGATGAGAACGTCATAATGAATCATCAATCGTATTCACCAGGTTAACTGCTCGAGTGTGGACGTGTGGTGAAAACAAAGAGAGATGGCTACAGTAGGCCTTGAATTATTGGAAACCTTCGTACATGCACGATGGTATCCACATGTTTGTCATGTTTTTCAATACtatttcagcagtacttttcagcgaaggaataatatttttctcccacaataaatcagtagcagcagcagcagccaaattTCAGCGCAACGAACAGAGTTGTTACTCGATAACACTAGTTAAGTCTCGGCTACATCACCTAGTATCTAGCAACAAGGAAGATAATTTGGTAATTTATGATTGAAActactctctctctttcttttttctaaattataagtcactttggtTTTGTTTTAAGTAAAATActtttaactttaaccaaatttttgaattttttaactGTTATAAATGGAACCAAAGTATTCTACTAGCAAAATAAAATGAATACAAGAACAATTAATAACATGGGACCATGGTGAGCATAAAAGAGAGTGTGAGAACAGGCAATGTCACATGAAGCCATAATACAAATGGCATGAGTAGGGAGGAGGTTGTTGGTGTGTGGTAAGATTGTGGCACTGCACACGTTTGTAGAAGGAATACCGTCAATATGAGTAAAAAAAATGACGAATAGTATATATGTACGTATATAATATGAATCTAATTGTGGTATTGTGTGTCACCATTGTCATAGATTCATGGTTActtcaactctttttttttttcaaacatgACCTTAtaacacgtatttcattaagaagaaacaGAGTTTAACCGGTTACAACCAACCCAGGTACTTCAACCTTTCTAATGGTTGTTCTTCACGTCCTTCAACATTAAAAATGGTTGTCCTGGCTTCACTATTATGTATGGCTGGTGATGTACTTGCCAGGTAAATCTAGCGCCATGACCTTCCCTTAACCCTGACAGACTCCAATAAGCCTCAAAACATTAACCTCGTTGTAGTTGAAGAAGAAACTTTATCCGTAGGATGAATCAGAGAACGAAGACGAGTGGAGAGGGAGAggtagaaaaaaaatcaagtgCAGTAGAAGAGAAGAACACGGCATTACGTTAGCAATTTAGCATCCTCGTAATTAGTAATTGTTAAATAAGAGTATAAACAACCTTGCAACTGTGCATGGTTCGTGTCTGATTTCGACTAAAACCGTAGTGGGATTTGTTTTTTGTTTGAaagtaaggctgtgtttagttccagaaagttggaatttggggctactgtagcacgttcgtttttatttgacaattagtgtttaaacatggactaattagactcaaaacgttcgtatcgtaattttccaccaaactgtgcaattagtttttttttcgtctacatttaatgctccatgcacgggccgcaaacattcgatgtgacaagtactgtagcactttttgagatattggggtggaactaaacaagggctaaatatAGAGTAATTTTTCAATCCAAGCTGACCTCAGCATACAGCGTTGATGGTCCTTTGACAGAAGATCCTGAGTGAGTTCTGACCATGCCTTTGTCCCCAGGTGGGCTAATGAGGCTTTGTTTAGTTCGTTTCTCTACTGTTTACTTCATATCTCATGGAATGTTtgacatatgcatgaagtattaaatataggctaCTCCTTCCGGTTTTGATTTTAAAGTCGTTCTGGAGATTGTTGCGATTTCAAAATAGAGGTCGTTCATCAGCGTTTCCGTCCATTGTGGACTATTCTGCCCTCACGCGTGCTCGGTCCCGAGGCTGGACTCGCTAACTCTCGAGGCGGCAATTAAACTGCATGCGCCGGCGCAGCCCTCTCGTCTTCCCTGCTCCTCTTTGAATAGACGGATGCAAAAACGCCAAAAATCACAAAAAACCAGCACAACTCATGAATCGAACCCGCGACCTCGAGACTCCAGAATAAATGCAATAGCCACTAGGGTGGAGAGAGGTTGTTGTATTGAAACAACTCCGAGGGTTATTTAATAAGGGCAAACATGGAAGAATAGACCCAAATTAATTACACCTTGGTATGCTAAACCTTGTCCTAAACGACCTTAAAATCAAAACCGGAGGGAGTACTAATTTgcaagacaaatcttttaagtctaattagttcatgatttgacaacgtggtgcttcAGTGACACATatgttaatgatggattaattaggtttaatgaATTTATCTCGtgaattactgacggattctgtaatttattttttgatTTTTATCCTAACACCCCCGTACGACCTGAGACCCCAAACTTTAATTTAAACAAGGCCTCACCTTTCCGCGCAAAAGATGAGATGAGATGGGTGATCCTCTCCTCAGCCGGGCCTACCGCAAATGGAATCAGGCTTTTccatttttcaaagaaaaaaaaaactcgctAACACCGTTCGTCTCCCGCGCCGGCCACCAACCGCTGCTACCAAGGGGCAAAATCGTCAACCCAGCTTGCCCCGGCGCCTATAAGAAGGTCCCTCTCCATTTCTTCAAACTTTAGTTCCAGAGTCCTTCAAAGCAAAAAATATTATCGAATATTAAAGCATTTTCCTCGTCGATATAAAAGTAGAACAAAGAGGTTTTTCCTTTTCGCAACTCCGTCGTCCACCACCAACCTACTCCGATCTGGCCGCCGTAGCGTAGCTAGCGTAGCCGAACTGTCCCGCTCCGGAGACTCGCCAGAGTTTCTCCGGCCGACTAGAGGCTAGCTGTTTCCGGCGAGTTGCTCCGTCGATCTCCTCCGCACGGCTGAGGAGATCCCGCAGACGCTCGGGGGCTGGGGCGTGCATGATGGGATTTTGGTTGATTCCGATGGAAACTCCGGCGAGGCTTCTGTGGAGCACCAGCTTCTTCCGCCacaagatcgccgccatgctcgcctcctcctcctgcttCTTATAGATCCCACCCCTCACCGTCGTCGTCGGCAGCTAGCTAGCTCGCTAGCTTCTGTACATACGTCGACGCCAGCCATATAGATATTATTAGTCTTCATCCACTCCCGATTAAGTAATAATTCAGGCAAAGAATCTCCAAGCTTTTGCCTCGATCTTGCATTGATCCATGGAGTCCGGACGGCTCATCTTCAACGCGGCCGGCTCCGGCGCCGGGCATATGCTTTTCCTGGACTGCGGCGCAGCCGGTGGTCCTGTCGGCGGTGGCGGCTTGTTCCATCAAGGTATTAGTCCCATCCAAATCTCTTTGTTTTGCGTCTTCGTTCGTACGTGGTGCTTCCTTCGATTTCGATCTTCGCTTGGAATTCTCGTGTACTGATTGGGGTTGCCATGTGGGAGTGATGAAGGCGGGAGACCGATGCTGCTTGGCCTTGAAGAAGGGCGCGGCGTAAAACGGCCCTtcttcacctcgcccgacgagCTCCTCGAGGAGGAGTACTACGACGAGCAGCTGCCGGAGAAGAAGCGCCGCCTCACCCCGGAGCAGGTAGTCAACTACTCTTGCCACCTAGCTACAAGGCAACACGTAGAGGCATGGCGTGGCCTGACCTGGCGCGCGCACGTGCAGGTGCATCTGCTGGAGAGGAGCTTCGCGGAGGAGAACAAGCTGGAGCCGGAGCGCAAGACGGAGCTGGCGCGCAAGCTGGGCCTGCAGCCCCGCCAGGTGGCCGTCTGGTTCCAGAACCGCCGCGCCCGGTGGAAGACCAAGCAGCTCGAGCGCGACTTCGACCGCCTCAAGGCATCCTTCGACGCTCTCCGAGCCGACCACGACGTCCTCCTCCAGGACAACCACCGCCTCCGCTCACAGGTATATCCTCTCGATCGCCCTTAGCAACCCAGCAGAGATTTCTTCCATGGCGGTCTCCAAGTACGTTACTGATGAAGATTCGGCGATCTGTACGTGTTGTGGTTTCATTCAGGTGGTGTCGTTGACCGAGAAGCTGCAAGAGAAGGAGGCAACGGAGGGCGGCGCCAGCGCTGCCACCGACGCCGCGGCGTTGCCGGCGGTGGACGACGTCAAGGCTTCCTTGGCCGATGACGTCAAGGAGCCAACAACAGagccggcggcggaggaggaagcGGCGTTCGAGGTGCAGCAGGTGAAATCCGAGGACAGGCTGAGCACTGGCAGCGGCGGGAGCGCGGTGGTGGACACGGACGCGCAGTTGTACGGCGCCGGCGGCCGGTTCGCTGCGGCCGTTGATAGCAGCGTGGAGTCCTACTTCCCCGGTGGCGAGGACCACCACTACCACGACTGCGGGATGGGTCCAGTAAACCACGGCGTGGGAGGGATCCAGTCGGATGACGACGGCGCCGGCAGCGACGAGGGATGCAGCTACTACGCCGAAgaagaagccgccgccgccgccgcgttctTCGCCGGACACACCCACCACCacgcggacgaggacgaggacgccggccaGATCAGCTGGTGGATGTGGAACTAGCAGAACAATCTTCCCGCGGGGATCGGCCGTCAAATCAAATCTTGTGCCAAACAAAAAATCGTGCCGTAATTTTCTTTTGCGCAACGTTGTTGTAAGTGTAAGCCTGTAATGGTGAATTATATTCCTAGCTATGGTTATGGTGAGAAAGTGTATGCATGCATGGTATGGTAAAATTGGGTAATTAATATTGTTAATCCCAATCACTCGTGGCGTTGGAGAGAAGATCAATAGAGTTGTGGGAGAAATAAGTGCATAGAGGCAAGTACTCTTTTTATGGCACAGTGCCTATGTCAAATCAGGTGTTACCAAATTGGAGTTTTAAAATTTACTGTATGCATTTTCGCATGATTAACTGTGATCAGTTCAGAGTGAAGCTGAAACTGCTAGTGAATTAATGAATGTAACAGTTCCTGAAAGTGTTCTGTAGGTTCAGGTCTGTAGAAAACAAAGAAACCATGACCAGCAGTTGGCCAGTCGCATGTAGATGCAGCCTATATAGCATTCAGCTTCCAATTGCGAGTCAACAGATAGCATCTAGGAGTAGTATAAATCATGCCACTGAATCCTTTGTTTAAAACAAAACGTAACATGTCCCTAAATGATTGGCTAGTGGTCTGTGAATGAAACATGCATGGCAGCACGCAGTGTTGCTTCAGAACAAACACAGGGTACTTTGGTTAACACCAAATTAAGTATAGATCAGTGCGCCTGGAAAGCTTAGAACATGTTAAACAGGTCTTCCACTTGCGCAATACCAACATGAGACAGATGCAACTTTCTCGCTCCCCCTTTCATCTTTTTCAGACATGCACAAACAGGAAAACTGAACAAGAGTGGTGGCAACTTTTCACATTCATTACACGGAAAATGGACAGCTTTCAGTGAAGCATGCAAACGGTTGGCCCTGGCAAATCTGTTTTCCATTCTTGTTCCGTAGCTCACTAGCTTGCGTATTATAGTAAGCATTTACTAGATATTCTATAGGTGGGTGTTGACAGCGCAATCGATGGAGAAATGGATGTCCTCTAGCAAATTTGACGATCAAACAATCTTGTTTGGTAAATTTCACCGATTTATCTAGGTTTTTTATGTTGGCACGGTGAATTTCAGTTTAGACTTTAGAGGAGGGTGAGTAGTGTGAGAGAAACGGATATCTGATTGGCTTTGCATGCACTCTCTGTAGCCACAGGCATAACTTAGTATGGTGAAAGGTCTTTTCGTCGAATATATCTGGAAAAGCTAGCTTGTGGTGATGTGGTCTCGTGGAGATGGAACAACAGGAACTGAAAGTTGTTGCTCAACAGTGTCTAGATGAACACTGAATAGAAATGTGCGCTGGTAAAAAGAGGATTTTCTTCTCTGCTCGATCCAATCCTCTCTCAAAAGAGAAGTGTCTTTGGCCGCCACCGCCACTCCCTCTGTGCTATCGCTCTCACCGGTTACTTTTTACTGTTTTGCAAGGTCGATGCGTCCCTCACCCTCCCATCATGAAATGGTTTGCCCTAGAACAGCGAGGCATCTTAATCCCTCGcgcttagagcaaggctaataatacagccggcttgttGACCGTAAGGTTCCTTGCAGCCTTCTCTTAGCCCACTCATACAGTAGATGGCTCTTTACCgttaatacatggtccacttgtctctctcacagattttcttggttcttgtgcccaagccggctgtaagcttacagtccgcttctcctctctctcctcccctctctcctccacctcagcatttagtcggcttacagcctgctattatacttgctcttagtaCATGCCATAAAAATACTCGTAAACCATGCCACCTGCTTGCTACGATTAAACTAATATAAGCACATGTTGTCATGCATGGGGATTTGACATTTCTTACACATGAAATCTCATCTCAAGGACAGATAAACTTTTAACGAAAGGACATATAAACCTTTGTTACCGGTATCTCTGCTGTGGTCTTCCTGAGCCTGGCATCCATGTTGATAGGGCCCTGATTAAACCGATGCCATGTACTAGTGTTCCTGCATTAGCATTACAAAAGCAGTTCTGTCTTGGCCGTGATTGGACACGGGAGCACCTTTTGTCTTTGTACAGCCCCCCACTCATAAACAGCCAAGATTCCATCTCGCCTCCTGGACGGCGTCGTCGTCTAGAAAAGCTTGTGTTTTAGTAATAAAGAGCCACCAACATGTGGCGTGATGGGGCCGTGTTAGCCATCTAATTGAGCCGATAATCTCGTCGCGGTAGCGGTGCTCGTCggttagaaaagaaaaaaaaatctgtgCCGCCTGCGGATGAGAGTATTTGGATGGGGGGCCTCGCCCCTCGCCGTCCGAGCATCTATCGGGGTTGCGATCACCCCCGTCACGGAAAGCAGAGACGTTTTCATTTCTGAAGGTGACCGCGAGACACTGATGGGACGAACGGGGGGACAAGGCGTGTGGAGTGGAGAAGGCGACCCAGCGCCGACGTCCACGGGTAGTAGCCGACCCAGCGGCGACGTAGTGGTATCAGCAGCTTATCAGGGGGGCGAGCGCCGGCGGCGTCCACGGCGAAATGAGAGGGGAGCTGAACGGGTCGTCGTCGTCGACTCAAGGGGGTCTCGTCTCGGTGACTCGTTGTGCCATCCATCGACCATCGTGTTGGCTGCTTCGGCACCAACCGCTGCGAGGGGGGCCCTTCGCTTTCGTGGCGTCCCGGTCGGGCCAGCACAGCGCCGCAGTCTTTGGCGTCTTGCCGCGCTCGAGATAGCTGTCGTTTGGCTTTGGGGATCGGCAACCTGACGACGCACGGACCATAAGCGGCGAAAAAGGGAGCGTTCGGTTCGGGCGGAAGGGAGCTCCTTCGTGCAACACGACACGGCGTGCTGCCATAACGGAGCTGGAGCTGGGGGCACCGGGCACTGGCACACTGCCTGCCAGTCTGCCACGTTGGGCAGGAGCAGATGGTGTGGCCGTGTGGGGTGGAGCGGAGGAGCCTGGATTG is from Miscanthus floridulus cultivar M001 chromosome 7, ASM1932011v1, whole genome shotgun sequence and encodes:
- the LOC136467660 gene encoding homeobox-leucine zipper protein HOX16-like isoform X2, yielding MLLGLEEGRGVKRPFFTSPDELLEEEYYDEQLPEKKRRLTPEQVHLLERSFAEENKLEPERKTELARKLGLQPRQVAVWFQNRRARWKTKQLERDFDRLKASFDALRADHDVLLQDNHRLRSQVVSLTEKLQEKEATEGGASAATDAAALPAVDDVKASLADDVKEPTTEPAAEEEAAFEVQQVKSEDRLSTGSGGSAVVDTDAQLYGAGGRFAAAVDSSVESYFPGGEDHHYHDCGMGPVNHGVGGIQSDDDGAGSDEGCSYYAEEEAAAAAAFFAGHTHHHADEDEDAGQISWWMWN
- the LOC136467660 gene encoding homeobox-leucine zipper protein HOX16-like isoform X1, which produces MESGRLIFNAAGSGAGHMLFLDCGAAGGPVGGGGLFHQGGRPMLLGLEEGRGVKRPFFTSPDELLEEEYYDEQLPEKKRRLTPEQVHLLERSFAEENKLEPERKTELARKLGLQPRQVAVWFQNRRARWKTKQLERDFDRLKASFDALRADHDVLLQDNHRLRSQVVSLTEKLQEKEATEGGASAATDAAALPAVDDVKASLADDVKEPTTEPAAEEEAAFEVQQVKSEDRLSTGSGGSAVVDTDAQLYGAGGRFAAAVDSSVESYFPGGEDHHYHDCGMGPVNHGVGGIQSDDDGAGSDEGCSYYAEEEAAAAAAFFAGHTHHHADEDEDAGQISWWMWN